The Salvelinus namaycush isolate Seneca chromosome 13, SaNama_1.0, whole genome shotgun sequence genome includes a region encoding these proteins:
- the LOC120057817 gene encoding zinc finger protein ZIC 2-like: MLLDAGHQFPGLGVGTFARHHTASEMQERDLSLAQNSFVDSAHMGAFKLNHDLSPGQSSAFTSQAPGYPAVALGAHAAHVTSYASSPFNSTRDFLFRSRGFGESSPASSQHAIFGPAAGSLHHTHTDSQGHILFPGIHDQHGSHGSPNVLNGQMRLGLPGEVFGRSDQYHQVSSPRTDPYSAAQLHNQYSSMNMNMGMNMGAHHQHHPGAFFRYMRQQCIKQELICKWIDPEQLSNPKKSCNKTFSTMHELVTHVSVEHVGGPEQSNHICFWEECPRESKPFKAKYKLVNHIRVHTGEKPFPCPFPGCGKVFARSENLKIHKRTHTGEKPFQCEFEGCDRRFANSSDRKKHMHVHTSDKPYLCKMCDKSYTHPSSLRKHMKVHEAAPPASDSSPAASSGYESSTPPGLISPTTETHSNNNLSPASAVHNNNNGHSSLSSNFSEWYV, from the exons ATGTTACTGGACGCAGGTCACCAGTTCCCCGGACTGGGAGTTGGCACGTTTGCCAGGCATCACACGGCGAGCGAGATGCAGGAGAGAGACTTGAGTTTAGCACAGAATAGCTTCGTCGACTCTGCACACATGGGTGCGTTTAAACTGAACCATGATCTTTCTCCGGGACAGAGCTCTGCCTTCACCTCCCAGGCGCCCGGCTACCCCGCAGTGGCGTTGGGGGCTCACGCAGCCCATGTCACCTCGTACGCGAGTTCCCCGTTCAACTCCACCAGGGACTTTCTCTTTCGCAGCCGAGGCTTCGGAGAATCATCTCCGGCGAGCAGCCAACACGCTATTTTCGGCCCCGCGGCGGGGTCTCTTCATCatacccacacagacagccaaGGCCACATTCTGTTCCCCGGGATCCACGACCAGCATGGGTCCCACGGATCCCCGAATGTGCTCAATGGGCAAATGCGTCTTGGACTACCGGGCGAGGTTTTTGGGCGTTCCGACCAGTACCACCAGGTATCCAGCCCAAGGACCGACCCTTACTCGGCCGCCCAGCTCCATAACCAATACAGCAGCATGAATatgaacatggggatgaacatgggagcccaccaccaacaccacccaGGTGCCTTCTTTCGCTACATGCGGCAACAGTGCATCAAACAGGAGCTCATCTGTAAATGGATCGACCCAGAGCAGCTGAGCAACCCCAAGAAGAGTTGCAACAAAACTTTCAGCACCATGCACGAGCTGGTCACGCACGTCTCCGTGGAGCACGTCGGGGGACCGGAGCAGAGCAATCACATTTGCTTTTGGGAAGAGTGCCCCCGCGAGAGCAAACCGTTTAAGGCGAAATACAAACTGGTGAATCACATTCGGGTCCACACTGGTGAGAAACCCTTCCCCTGCCCCTTCCCTGGATGTGGCAAGGTCTTCGCAAGGTCGGAAAATTTGAAGATTCACAAGCGTACACATACAG gagagaaaccattccaGTGTGAGTTTGAAGGCTGTGACAGGCGGTTTGCCAACAGCAGTGACCGAAAGAAGCACATGCATGTCCACACGTCTGACAAACCATATCTTTGCAAAATGTGTGACAAGTCCTACACACATCCCAGCTCTCTACGAAAACACATGAAG GTCCACGAAGCGGCCCCTCCAGCGTCCGACTCCTCGCCTGCAGCCAGTTCTGGTTACGAGTCATCCACACCGCCCGGCTTAATCTCCCCCACCACCGAGACCCATAGCAACAACAATCTTTCACCCGCGTCCGCAGTCCACAATAACAACAACGGCCACAGCAGCCTATCGTCTAATTTCAGTGAATGGTATGTTTAG